A stretch of the Deltaproteobacteria bacterium genome encodes the following:
- a CDS encoding ester cyclase, with translation MTQHEMEHLWDEHIRHEFVTKDVEATMATMVEDPSVHNVPVNTGGTGKAQVRAFYRDVFIGSWPDDLQMTTTNRVYGCDQLVEEIHARFTHTNRMDWFLPGVPATHRVVEVDFVVIVQFRDGKLACERIYWDQATVLRQVGLPSIVGCEVGSGTTDCAPPTAY, from the coding sequence ATGACGCAACACGAGATGGAGCATCTGTGGGATGAGCACATCCGCCACGAGTTCGTGACGAAGGATGTGGAGGCCACCATGGCGACGATGGTCGAGGATCCGTCGGTTCATAACGTGCCGGTCAACACCGGTGGCACCGGCAAGGCGCAGGTACGAGCCTTCTACCGTGACGTCTTCATCGGCTCCTGGCCTGATGACCTGCAGATGACCACGACGAATCGTGTCTACGGATGCGACCAACTGGTCGAGGAAATCCATGCGCGCTTCACGCACACGAACCGGATGGACTGGTTCCTGCCCGGCGTACCGGCGACGCATCGCGTCGTCGAGGTCGACTTCGTGGTGATCGTCCAGTTCCGCGACGGCAAGCTGGCGTGCGAGCGGATCTACTGGGACCAGGCCACGGTGCTGCGTCAGGTTGGTCTGCCCTCAATCGTTGGTTGTGAGGTTGGCAGCGGCACTACCGACTGCGCTCCGCCGACTGCCTACTAA
- a CDS encoding nuclear transport factor 2 family protein has protein sequence MLALARTTHASAADEKAVGEATARFYSALNTMFTGDVGPMKEVWSHAADVTYMGPGGGFQVGWSQVQATWEEQAARKLGGAIKPERMQTTVGRDVAIVSTYEQGENTNADGQPAKVSIRATNLFRKEGGKWRMIGHHTDLLPFLQK, from the coding sequence ATGTTGGCGCTGGCGCGCACCACGCATGCGTCCGCCGCCGACGAGAAGGCGGTGGGCGAGGCGACCGCGCGGTTCTACTCGGCCCTGAACACGATGTTCACGGGCGACGTGGGTCCGATGAAGGAGGTCTGGTCGCATGCGGCCGACGTGACGTACATGGGGCCCGGCGGTGGGTTCCAGGTTGGCTGGAGCCAGGTGCAGGCGACCTGGGAGGAACAGGCGGCCAGAAAACTCGGCGGTGCGATCAAGCCCGAAAGGATGCAGACCACGGTTGGCCGCGATGTCGCGATCGTCAGTACCTACGAACAGGGAGAGAATACCAACGCCGACGGTCAACCGGCGAAGGTTTCGATTCGAGCGACGAACCTGTTTCGCAAAGAAGGCGGGAAATGGCGGATGATCGGACATCACACCGATCTGCTGCCCTTCTTGCAGAAGTGA
- a CDS encoding sulfatase-like hydrolase/transferase gives MARQAIAVALVALLACALPGCGGSVVPQQTTVAAPNILFVIMDDVGIDQMRLFGYGGETPPRTPNIDQLAGAGIRFHNAWAMPACTTSRAVIFEGRFPLRTNVLGALGPNDLANSMVSPYEMTTPKLLAQRGYDSALFGKFHLGLQGHNPAGYGMPHDLGWNYFAGWLDETGDPSSIDTTAGGVAPPGTWSCGFVRGGAAGGADFGACYMADGTCSSLASSGPIPPGRTCRDRGGIFDPGTSCTVPRPDYLNFATLSGHYVSPLVLNFEDGSVEQVPASDPRARRFRATADVDAAVGWIKARPAGRPWMATVSFASAHTPVMQPPPSELPSGNADSSGLDCADAADQRVVTNLMIESLDAEVGRLLVETGLARHARDGRLIYRPGQTDTMVILVGDNGTLGTVVKAPFDVSRAKGTAYQTGVWVPLIVAGPLVKQPDRVVSHMVNVADLYALFGEIAGIDNVQQAVPRPIDAVAMLPYVVNPQQASIRHWNFTQIGNNLQANGAINGPCVISGGCTQIPVSKSVCEDNNGVWWGPGADDPLTAGIPSTGYQFCCQVNAFRAAQDESLYNITPLSAVGIRNDRYKIVENTSPIYESAEAPCVETTDVEFYEINEASPLPRIDREGTELSLGSLTPEQQRNYNELSAQLNALIASAPECPGDGNIDLVVNQQDLDDWRFYSQSNGLSSVYDLNLDGVTDTADQSIIEQHLGLDCQAS, from the coding sequence ATGGCGCGCCAGGCCATCGCCGTAGCACTGGTCGCCCTGCTGGCCTGCGCGCTGCCGGGTTGCGGCGGCAGCGTCGTGCCGCAACAAACGACCGTCGCCGCACCGAATATCCTGTTCGTCATCATGGACGACGTCGGCATCGACCAGATGCGGCTCTTCGGGTACGGCGGAGAGACGCCGCCGCGCACGCCGAACATCGATCAACTCGCCGGCGCCGGCATTCGCTTTCACAACGCGTGGGCGATGCCAGCGTGTACAACCAGCCGCGCGGTGATCTTCGAGGGCCGCTTTCCACTGCGCACCAACGTCCTGGGCGCATTGGGCCCCAACGATCTGGCGAACTCGATGGTCTCGCCGTACGAGATGACGACGCCGAAACTGCTGGCACAACGCGGATACGACAGCGCGCTGTTCGGCAAATTTCATCTCGGCCTTCAGGGGCACAACCCGGCCGGTTACGGGATGCCGCATGACCTGGGCTGGAACTATTTCGCTGGCTGGCTCGATGAGACCGGCGACCCATCGTCGATCGACACCACGGCCGGCGGCGTGGCGCCGCCCGGGACTTGGTCGTGCGGCTTCGTGCGCGGCGGCGCCGCCGGCGGCGCGGATTTCGGCGCCTGCTACATGGCCGACGGCACCTGCAGCTCGCTGGCAAGTAGTGGCCCGATCCCGCCGGGGCGCACTTGCCGGGACCGTGGCGGAATCTTCGATCCGGGTACGAGCTGTACGGTGCCGCGACCGGACTATCTCAACTTCGCCACATTGAGTGGTCACTATGTGTCACCGCTAGTGCTCAATTTCGAGGACGGCTCGGTCGAACAGGTGCCCGCGTCTGATCCGCGGGCGCGACGTTTTCGGGCCACCGCCGATGTCGACGCCGCGGTCGGCTGGATCAAAGCGCGCCCTGCCGGTCGGCCCTGGATGGCGACGGTCAGCTTCGCCTCGGCACATACTCCGGTCATGCAACCACCGCCCAGCGAGCTGCCGTCGGGTAACGCGGACAGCAGTGGCCTGGATTGCGCCGACGCTGCCGACCAGCGAGTGGTGACGAACTTGATGATCGAGTCGCTCGATGCCGAGGTGGGCCGCCTGCTGGTGGAGACGGGACTCGCGCGGCACGCTCGAGATGGCCGGTTGATCTACCGACCCGGACAGACCGACACGATGGTCATCCTCGTCGGTGATAACGGAACCCTGGGGACGGTCGTCAAAGCGCCGTTTGACGTCTCGCGCGCCAAGGGCACGGCGTATCAGACCGGCGTCTGGGTACCGCTGATCGTCGCCGGACCGTTGGTGAAGCAGCCCGATCGCGTCGTCTCGCACATGGTGAACGTCGCGGACCTCTATGCGCTGTTCGGCGAGATCGCTGGGATCGACAACGTCCAGCAGGCGGTGCCGCGGCCGATTGACGCCGTCGCCATGCTGCCCTACGTGGTGAACCCACAGCAAGCTAGCATCCGTCACTGGAACTTCACCCAGATCGGCAATAACCTGCAGGCCAACGGTGCCATCAACGGTCCGTGCGTCATCTCCGGCGGCTGCACGCAGATCCCGGTCTCGAAGAGCGTGTGCGAGGACAACAACGGCGTCTGGTGGGGCCCCGGCGCGGACGATCCGCTGACGGCCGGCATCCCGTCCACGGGTTATCAGTTCTGCTGTCAGGTGAACGCGTTCCGCGCCGCGCAGGACGAGTCGTTGTACAACATCACGCCCTTGTCGGCCGTTGGCATTCGCAACGATCGCTACAAGATCGTGGAGAACACCTCGCCGATCTACGAATCGGCCGAGGCGCCGTGCGTGGAGACTACCGACGTCGAGTTCTACGAGATCAACGAGGCCAGTCCGCTGCCAAGAATCGACCGCGAAGGCACTGAGCTTTCCCTGGGTTCACTGACCCCCGAGCAGCAGCGCAATTACAACGAACTCTCGGCGCAACTGAACGCGCTCATCGCTTCCGCGCCCGAGTGCCCCGGCGATGGCAACATCGACCTCGTCGTCAATCAGCAGGATCTCGACGATTGGCGCTTCTACAGCCAATCGAACGGCCTTTCGAGTGTCTACGACCTGAACCTCGACGGCGTGACCGACACGGCCGATCAGTCGATCATCGAGCAACACCTGGGACTGGATTGCCAGGCCTCTTGA
- a CDS encoding LLM class flavin-dependent oxidoreductase: MKVGVLQFFSWPDRRVPIRSVYERVLDRIEIMDRSAYEAVWFAEHHFQSFSVCPSIHMMATLAAARTRRIRIGTAVSLAAFYHPLRLAEEVALLDVLSGGRVNWGAGRGFHRQEFEVFGVPPQESAARFREAVDIVLAAWRNERLTFAGRFHAFENVEVLPKPLQQPHPPVWLAASSDDSITHAARDGFAILMDPHSTHTEIGRKLALYHAELRAAGHEPSTREVPIARLVAIADTAAKAEEVARRGAGWLTDSYANVQATAPAGPGTFMPFASNDPVARYLNGVIIHGTADAVTAELQRLEVELPLHSLLLAPLSEETFRRFTDDVLPKL, translated from the coding sequence GTGAAAGTCGGCGTCTTGCAATTTTTCTCCTGGCCGGATCGCCGGGTACCGATTCGCAGCGTCTACGAGCGCGTCCTCGATCGCATCGAGATCATGGACCGCTCGGCCTACGAGGCGGTGTGGTTCGCTGAGCATCATTTCCAATCGTTCAGCGTGTGCCCTTCGATCCACATGATGGCGACGTTGGCGGCGGCCCGCACGCGCCGCATCCGCATCGGCACGGCGGTGTCGCTGGCGGCGTTCTATCATCCGCTGCGACTCGCTGAAGAGGTGGCGCTGCTCGACGTGCTCTCGGGCGGGCGCGTGAACTGGGGCGCCGGGCGCGGCTTTCATCGCCAGGAATTCGAAGTGTTCGGCGTGCCGCCGCAGGAAAGCGCCGCGCGCTTTCGCGAGGCTGTCGACATCGTCCTCGCCGCGTGGCGCAACGAGCGGCTGACGTTCGCTGGACGTTTTCACGCTTTCGAGAACGTCGAAGTGTTGCCCAAGCCATTGCAGCAACCGCACCCGCCGGTGTGGCTCGCGGCCTCGTCGGACGATTCCATCACACATGCGGCGCGCGACGGCTTCGCCATCTTGATGGACCCGCACTCGACCCACACGGAGATCGGCCGGAAGCTCGCGCTCTATCATGCGGAGCTGCGCGCCGCGGGCCACGAGCCCTCCACGCGTGAAGTACCGATCGCTCGACTGGTGGCGATCGCCGATACCGCCGCCAAGGCGGAAGAAGTCGCGCGGCGCGGCGCCGGCTGGCTTACTGATTCCTACGCGAACGTCCAGGCAACCGCACCGGCCGGACCGGGAACCTTCATGCCGTTTGCCAGCAACGATCCGGTCGCGCGCTACCTGAACGGCGTGATCATCCACGGCACCGCCGACGCGGTGACCGCGGAGTTGCAGCGGCTTGAAGTGGAGCTGCCCCTGCATTCGCTGTTGCTCGCGCCGCTGAGTGAGGAGACCTTTCGCCGCTTCACCGACGACGTGCTGCCCAAGCTCTGA
- a CDS encoding Zn-dependent alcohol dehydrogenase, translated as MRAAVYVGDPKSLALEELKPNPPGPRDVVVEIGASGVCHSDLSIMRGYVPVPPGMVLGHEGAGKVVEVGAEVTRVHKGDRVVASFVPACGACWHCLRDQSELCESENEVSMAMRGTRPDGNMYFCMTGLGTFSNVMTVNESSVVKVETDLPDAQLALIGCGVTTGVGAALNTAKVKPGSSVAVLGCGGVGQSVIQGARIAGAGRIIAIDPQELKRKTALKLGATDVVDPSKGDAVEQVKALTGGRGADYAFEVIGLPETILTTYQLARRGGEVIIVGMARYDAQFTLPAFGIFYEQKTVKGCKYGSAQVRRDFPRFIDLIETKRLDIGSMVSKTIKLDGVNDAFRAMEAGEVIRSVIA; from the coding sequence ATGAGAGCTGCAGTGTACGTCGGAGATCCCAAAAGCCTCGCCCTCGAGGAATTGAAGCCCAACCCGCCCGGGCCGCGCGATGTCGTCGTCGAGATCGGGGCGAGCGGTGTCTGCCACTCTGATCTGTCGATCATGCGCGGATACGTGCCGGTGCCTCCCGGCATGGTGCTCGGCCACGAAGGCGCCGGGAAGGTCGTCGAAGTTGGCGCCGAGGTCACGCGCGTACACAAGGGTGACCGCGTCGTCGCCTCGTTCGTGCCCGCCTGCGGCGCGTGCTGGCATTGCCTGCGCGATCAATCCGAACTGTGCGAGAGCGAGAACGAAGTGTCGATGGCGATGCGCGGCACTCGGCCCGACGGCAACATGTACTTCTGCATGACCGGCCTGGGGACGTTCTCCAACGTCATGACGGTCAACGAGTCGTCAGTCGTCAAGGTCGAGACCGATTTGCCCGACGCGCAACTCGCGCTGATCGGTTGCGGGGTCACCACCGGCGTCGGCGCGGCCCTCAACACGGCGAAGGTGAAGCCGGGATCGAGCGTCGCGGTGCTCGGCTGCGGCGGCGTTGGCCAGTCGGTGATCCAAGGAGCGCGCATCGCCGGTGCCGGTCGCATCATCGCCATCGATCCGCAAGAACTGAAGCGCAAGACCGCGCTCAAGCTCGGCGCGACCGATGTTGTTGATCCGTCGAAGGGCGACGCGGTCGAGCAAGTGAAGGCGCTCACCGGCGGCCGCGGCGCCGACTATGCGTTCGAAGTGATCGGTCTGCCGGAGACCATCCTGACGACCTACCAACTCGCGCGCCGCGGCGGTGAGGTCATCATCGTCGGTATGGCGCGCTACGATGCACAGTTCACGCTGCCGGCGTTCGGCATCTTCTACGAGCAGAAAACCGTGAAGGGCTGCAAATACGGCTCGGCACAAGTGCGGCGCGACTTCCCGCGTTTCATCGACCTGATCGAAACCAAGCGCCTCGACATCGGCTCGATGGTGTCGAAGACCATCAAGCTCGACGGCGTCAACGACGCCTTCCGGGCGATGGAGGCGGGTGAAGTGATTCGTAGCGTCATCGCCTGA
- a CDS encoding glutathione S-transferase family protein translates to MRLHVFPPSPRAMKVIALANHLGLDCELRVVHLFNGDQLKPEFIALNPNKRMPVLEDDGFVLWESNAILHYLATKKPESRLWPSDAKGQADVLRWLSWEAAHWTPACTPMAFERVVKKLGGLGEPDLAEVAKGEAGFHQFAAVLNAHLKGRKWLLGNDLTIADFAVGAPMAMAEPAQYPLATYAEITRWYSGLAALPAWKRATVAPPT, encoded by the coding sequence ATGAGACTGCATGTCTTTCCTCCATCGCCCAGAGCGATGAAGGTGATCGCCCTGGCGAACCATCTCGGCTTGGATTGCGAGCTACGCGTCGTGCATCTCTTCAACGGCGATCAGCTAAAGCCGGAGTTTATAGCGCTCAATCCCAACAAACGGATGCCGGTGCTGGAGGACGACGGATTCGTCCTCTGGGAGTCGAACGCGATCTTGCACTACCTCGCCACCAAGAAACCTGAGAGCCGACTCTGGCCTTCCGACGCGAAAGGTCAAGCCGACGTTCTGCGCTGGTTGTCGTGGGAGGCCGCGCACTGGACCCCCGCATGCACACCGATGGCGTTCGAGCGCGTGGTCAAGAAGCTCGGCGGTTTAGGCGAGCCGGATCTGGCGGAGGTGGCCAAGGGTGAGGCCGGCTTCCACCAATTTGCGGCTGTGCTGAACGCGCACTTGAAAGGCCGGAAGTGGCTGCTCGGCAACGACCTAACCATCGCCGATTTCGCGGTCGGCGCCCCAATGGCGATGGCGGAGCCAGCCCAGTATCCGCTCGCGACGTATGCCGAGATCACGCGCTGGTACAGCGGACTCGCGGCACTGCCTGCGTGGAAGCGCGCGACCGTCGCGCCGCCGACGTGA
- a CDS encoding GNAT family N-acetyltransferase, translating to MNITLREARPEDVEVCGRICYEAFGKINAEHNFPPDFPTPEIASGMLAMMIAHPEIYVVTAERDGRIIGSNAMDERTPIGGIGPISVDPATQNSGVGGQLMRHMLDRAARRKFPGVRLVQAAFHNRSLSLYTKLGFDPREPLSCMQGPPIAATIPGYAVRLATAADLAACTRVCVRVHGHTREGEVRDAIQQGHANVVEHDGRISGYSTGIGFISHAVGESTDDIKALIAAAPTFFGPGVLVPTRNAELLRWCLNHGLRIVQPMTLMSVGLYNEPQGAFLPSIAF from the coding sequence GTGAATATCACACTGCGCGAAGCCCGGCCGGAGGACGTCGAGGTCTGCGGCCGCATCTGCTACGAGGCGTTTGGTAAGATCAACGCCGAGCACAACTTCCCGCCCGACTTTCCCACGCCCGAGATCGCCAGCGGCATGCTGGCGATGATGATTGCGCACCCGGAGATCTACGTCGTGACGGCGGAGCGCGACGGGCGGATCATCGGCAGCAACGCGATGGACGAGCGCACGCCGATCGGCGGCATCGGTCCGATCTCCGTCGACCCGGCGACGCAGAACAGCGGCGTCGGTGGCCAGCTCATGCGGCACATGCTCGATCGCGCCGCTCGGCGGAAGTTTCCTGGCGTGCGCTTGGTGCAGGCCGCGTTTCACAACCGCTCGTTGTCGCTCTACACCAAGCTCGGCTTCGATCCGCGCGAACCGCTGTCGTGCATGCAAGGCCCGCCGATTGCGGCGACGATTCCCGGCTACGCCGTGCGGTTGGCGACGGCGGCGGATCTCGCCGCGTGTACGCGCGTCTGCGTGCGCGTACATGGGCACACGCGCGAAGGCGAAGTGCGCGATGCGATTCAGCAGGGCCACGCGAATGTCGTCGAACATGATGGCCGCATCAGCGGCTACAGCACCGGCATCGGCTTCATCTCGCACGCAGTCGGCGAGAGCACCGACGACATCAAGGCGCTAATCGCAGCGGCGCCGACGTTCTTCGGCCCTGGCGTCCTAGTGCCGACGCGCAATGCCGAGTTGCTCCGTTGGTGCCTCAACCACGGCCTGCGCATCGTGCAGCCGATGACATTGATGAGCGTCGGACTGTACAACGAACCGCAAGGAGCGTTTCTACCCTCGATCGCCTTCTGA
- a CDS encoding MaoC family dehydratase N-terminal domain-containing protein codes for MITVPRELLGRDVDLGEVTVTAEMIATYARAVGDDETLAGSLHEAPPTFCLVLRRGMTPEIELPPGMFGVYGGHDMEFHQAIRTGETYRISARITDVFEKSGRTGALTVVVREADIRDQRGELVTRVIEHQIVRQRGSQDR; via the coding sequence GTGATCACAGTTCCACGCGAGTTGCTGGGGCGCGATGTCGACCTGGGTGAAGTCACGGTGACGGCCGAAATGATCGCCACCTACGCGCGCGCGGTCGGTGACGACGAGACCCTCGCCGGGTCGCTGCACGAAGCGCCGCCAACCTTCTGCCTGGTGTTGCGGCGTGGGATGACGCCGGAGATCGAGTTGCCGCCCGGCATGTTCGGTGTGTACGGCGGTCACGACATGGAATTTCATCAGGCCATTCGAACGGGCGAAACCTATCGCATCAGCGCCCGCATTACCGACGTGTTCGAGAAGAGCGGCCGCACCGGCGCGTTGACGGTGGTGGTGCGCGAGGCCGACATTCGCGACCAGCGAGGCGAACTGGTGACCCGCGTGATCGAGCACCAGATCGTGCGGCAACGGGGAAGTCAGGATCGATGA
- a CDS encoding APC family permease, whose amino-acid sequence MTSLVLFIINVGLAIACAFVLRQKGLLGFAKGGKWYVTWLATGVITLMDELTSVFYAPAEAHRFIGAQAIFFIAFTSLLMRFLSSRMVEIGQILERNNVRGGGVYSFSYFVLGPIASFVAVASIMVDYILTACISTVSAVTNGTTFVMLGPMTAHAMVLGIIWGVAGLNIMGIRENARVTFGIFLGAAVVFVNLIALGLLNITPPSPGIMLGSATGVISDIGSNGLAHAIQVVTIGVASCVLAYSGIESVLQTAGLVESWRDIARAYWFLALTVGIVTPVVTALALSAPIDFAAHEGDLIPHWASVVGNAPFGVVVGVFGSIILIMAVNTAYVASSELLERVGHRYHFGWLIETNRRASLYRIHIINGALYSAVIVITSGSQELLADMYAIGLLASFCINIGCLLIYRYFRGTADIREYYTSRVGTFVLELILVACFIYLAFHKPYGTAMWAAVVTVLLAAGIPFSRRYGPERQEVRRSDYPMEMILELAETEGPLHLFFRRPGERDVTADGGGAAFITFFSPRQGMPEKLARNHYRFPNQGGVYRSIAAMLALLQEEFNGQDVHIHLGWPMSSWLDRMATGVFVANMTRLPKLFPKLQFAIEYQPPPASARTTG is encoded by the coding sequence ATGACTTCGCTGGTTCTGTTCATCATCAACGTTGGCCTGGCGATCGCCTGCGCCTTCGTGCTGCGCCAAAAGGGATTGTTGGGATTCGCCAAGGGCGGCAAGTGGTACGTCACCTGGCTCGCCACCGGCGTGATCACGCTGATGGACGAGCTGACCTCGGTCTTTTACGCGCCCGCCGAGGCCCACCGCTTCATCGGTGCGCAAGCGATCTTCTTCATCGCGTTCACCTCGTTGCTGATGCGGTTCCTCTCCAGCCGCATGGTCGAGATCGGGCAGATCCTCGAACGCAACAACGTGCGCGGCGGCGGCGTCTACTCGTTCTCGTACTTCGTCCTCGGCCCGATCGCATCATTCGTTGCGGTCGCGTCGATCATGGTCGACTACATTCTCACCGCCTGCATCTCGACGGTGAGTGCCGTCACCAACGGCACGACGTTCGTAATGCTCGGACCGATGACCGCGCACGCCATGGTGCTGGGGATCATTTGGGGTGTTGCCGGCCTCAACATCATGGGCATCCGCGAGAACGCGCGCGTGACCTTCGGCATCTTCCTTGGCGCCGCGGTGGTGTTCGTCAACCTCATCGCCCTCGGCCTGCTGAACATCACGCCGCCGAGCCCGGGCATCATGTTGGGAAGCGCCACCGGCGTGATCAGCGACATCGGCAGCAACGGTCTTGCGCACGCCATTCAAGTGGTCACCATCGGCGTCGCCAGTTGCGTACTGGCCTACTCCGGCATCGAGTCGGTGCTGCAGACCGCAGGGTTGGTCGAGAGTTGGCGCGACATCGCGCGCGCCTATTGGTTCCTTGCCCTCACGGTCGGGATCGTCACGCCGGTGGTGACCGCGTTGGCATTGTCCGCCCCGATTGATTTCGCCGCCCACGAAGGCGATCTGATTCCGCACTGGGCCAGCGTGGTCGGCAACGCGCCGTTCGGCGTCGTCGTCGGCGTGTTCGGCAGTATCATCCTGATCATGGCGGTGAACACCGCCTACGTCGCCTCGAGCGAATTGTTGGAACGAGTCGGCCATCGCTACCACTTCGGCTGGCTGATCGAGACGAATCGGCGCGCTTCGCTCTACCGCATCCACATTATCAACGGCGCGCTGTACTCCGCCGTCATCGTTATCACCAGCGGCTCGCAGGAATTACTGGCCGACATGTACGCGATCGGGCTACTGGCGAGCTTTTGCATCAACATTGGCTGCCTGCTGATCTATCGCTACTTCCGCGGCACTGCCGACATCCGCGAGTACTACACTTCCCGCGTCGGCACGTTCGTCCTCGAATTGATCCTGGTAGCCTGCTTCATCTATCTTGCGTTCCACAAACCGTACGGCACCGCCATGTGGGCAGCGGTGGTGACAGTACTCCTGGCAGCGGGGATTCCCTTCTCGCGCCGCTACGGTCCCGAGAGGCAGGAGGTCCGGCGCAGCGACTATCCGATGGAGATGATCCTCGAACTTGCCGAGACCGAGGGGCCGCTGCACCTCTTCTTTCGGCGCCCGGGTGAGCGCGATGTGACGGCCGACGGCGGCGGCGCGGCCTTCATCACGTTCTTCTCGCCGCGCCAAGGTATGCCAGAGAAACTGGCGCGCAATCACTATCGCTTTCCCAACCAGGGCGGGGTCTATCGCAGTATCGCAGCGATGCTGGCTCTGCTGCAGGAGGAATTCAACGGCCAGGACGTCCACATTCATTTGGGCTGGCCGATGTCGTCATGGCTCGACCGCATGGCGACCGGCGTGTTCGTGGCCAACATGACGCGGCTTCCCAAGTTGTTCCCCAAGCTGCAATTCGCCATCGAGTATCAGCCGCCGCCGGCCAGCGCGCGCACTACCGGCTGA
- a CDS encoding nitrate/sulfonate/bicarbonate ABC transporter ATP-binding protein: protein MPNDRIAASVPKPADAIAEVQHISKSFTTDGRERLVLQDISLAIHAGEVVAVLGPSGCGKSTLLRILTGLVPATSGAVLCHGQPLHGLHPGAAIVFQNFALYPWLTVHDNVRVGLHRKGLTPTDEAERIRHAIDLVGLEGFEEAYPKELSGGMKQRVGIARAFVGGPEILCMDEPFSALDVLTAESLRSEVYGLWSRGDLGLKSMLLITHLIDEAVFLADRIVILGANPGCIREVVMNPLPHPREYRDPAFVALVDEIHELVTQIHLPERPIAPPTAAPVPEPVPFVQIGEIIGLLEVVHDHGDHINIFELATRLRLELGHVLLAINAAELLDLVDTPKQDVLLTALGREFLAAADANTRKRIFHRQLRKVPTFAFLVERLRTAPKLHLPAEIVQEELAMHLPNEPPQPLFDTIVTWGRYAELLGYDSATQAVYLDVESTAGPMDGLRA, encoded by the coding sequence GTGCCTAACGATCGCATCGCCGCATCGGTCCCGAAACCGGCGGACGCGATCGCCGAGGTGCAACACATCTCCAAGTCCTTCACCACCGACGGTCGCGAACGACTGGTGCTGCAGGACATCTCGCTTGCCATCCATGCGGGTGAAGTGGTGGCCGTGCTCGGCCCGTCGGGCTGCGGCAAGTCGACGCTGTTGCGCATCCTCACCGGGCTGGTGCCCGCCACCAGCGGCGCGGTGCTGTGCCACGGACAGCCGTTGCACGGGCTGCATCCCGGCGCGGCGATCGTGTTTCAGAACTTCGCCCTCTACCCCTGGCTCACGGTTCACGACAACGTGCGCGTCGGCCTGCACCGCAAAGGGCTCACGCCAACCGACGAAGCCGAGCGCATCCGTCACGCCATCGACCTCGTTGGCCTCGAAGGCTTCGAAGAGGCGTATCCGAAGGAACTCTCCGGCGGCATGAAGCAACGCGTCGGCATCGCCCGCGCGTTCGTCGGCGGGCCGGAGATCCTGTGCATGGACGAACCGTTCTCGGCGCTCGATGTCCTCACCGCCGAATCGCTGCGCTCTGAAGTGTACGGACTCTGGTCGCGCGGCGATCTCGGCCTCAAGAGCATGCTGCTGATCACGCATCTCATAGATGAAGCGGTGTTCCTCGCCGATCGCATCGTGATTCTCGGCGCCAACCCGGGCTGCATCCGCGAAGTGGTGATGAACCCCCTGCCCCACCCGCGCGAGTATCGCGATCCCGCGTTCGTCGCCCTGGTCGACGAGATTCACGAACTGGTCACGCAGATTCACCTGCCGGAACGCCCGATCGCGCCACCAACGGCGGCACCGGTGCCGGAACCGGTGCCGTTCGTTCAGATTGGGGAGATCATCGGCTTGCTCGAAGTCGTCCACGATCATGGCGACCACATCAACATCTTCGAACTGGCGACCCGCCTGCGACTCGAACTGGGGCATGTGCTGTTGGCGATCAACGCGGCCGAATTGCTGGACCTCGTCGATACGCCGAAGCAAGACGTGCTGCTCACGGCCCTCGGCCGCGAGTTCCTTGCCGCCGCCGATGCCAACACGCGCAAGCGCATCTTTCACCGACAGCTGCGCAAAGTACCGACGTTCGCGTTCTTGGTCGAGCGCCTGCGCACGGCCCCCAAGCTGCACCTGCCTGCCGAGATCGTGCAAGAAGAACTGGCGATGCATCTGCCCAACGAACCGCCGCAGCCGCTGTTCGACACCATTGTCACGTGGGGTCGCTACGCCGAGCTGCTCGGCTACGATTCGGCAACGCAAGCCGTCTACCTCGACGTGGAGAGTACGGCCGGACCGATGGATGGGTTGCGCGCGTGA